In the genome of Microbacterium paraoxydans, the window ACTACGACGTGGAGCTCTACTCCACCGACCGCGTCCTCGACGCCCTGCACAAGATCAAGTGGGAGGTCGACGGCTCGCTGACCTTCCGCCGCTCCTGCGCGCACGGCATCTGCGGCTCCGACGCCATGCGCATCAACGGCCGCAACCGCCTGGCCTGCAAGACGCTGATCAAGGACCTCGACATCTCGAAGCCGATCTACGTCGAGGCCATCAAGGGCCTGCCGCTGGAGAAGGACCTCGTCGTCGACATGGAGCCGTTCTTCGCGTCGTACCGCGAGGTGCAGCCGTTCCTCGTCGCGAACTCCGTGCCGGAGAAGGGCAAGGAGCGCACGCAGTCCATCGCCGACCGCGAGATCTTTGACGACACCACGAAGTGCATCCTCTGCGCCGCGTGCACCTCGTCGTGCCCCGTGTTCTGGACCGACGGGCAGTACTTCGGCCCGGCCGCGATCGTCAACGCGCACCGCTTCATCTTCGACTCGCGCGACGACAACGCCGCGGTGCGTCTCGACATCCTCAACGACAAGGAGGGCGTCTGGCGCTGCCGCACGACCTTCAACTGCTCCGAGGCCTGCCCCCGTGGCATCGAGGTCACCAAGGCCATCGCCGAGGTCAAGCAGGCGGTCCTCCGCGGCCGTCCCTGACGCCGACACAGGCATTCACGCGAGAACAGGCGGTCCCGGACGGGGCCGCCTGTTCTCGTGTCTGCGCCTGTTCTCGCGGAGGCAGGCAGGGCGCGCGAAGGCGGGGCCCGCGCTTGGGTAGGGTGGGGGCGTGTCCGAGCCCGGTTCGGCGACCGACGGTCGCCTCGATGCCGCGG includes:
- a CDS encoding succinate dehydrogenase iron-sulfur subunit, with product MSNAIAEAPAETTEDTGIQSFIVTFNIRRFDPEVDAEPHWVDYDVELYSTDRVLDALHKIKWEVDGSLTFRRSCAHGICGSDAMRINGRNRLACKTLIKDLDISKPIYVEAIKGLPLEKDLVVDMEPFFASYREVQPFLVANSVPEKGKERTQSIADREIFDDTTKCILCAACTSSCPVFWTDGQYFGPAAIVNAHRFIFDSRDDNAAVRLDILNDKEGVWRCRTTFNCSEACPRGIEVTKAIAEVKQAVLRGRP